The following nucleotide sequence is from Paracrocinitomix mangrovi.
ACGGTTCCCTATCGATATTAAACAATGTCCTGGACACCATTAAATTCATTGACAAAATAAAACGCATTGAATTTGATAGAAATGTAAGAGGAGACTGGAACAGATATCAAAAAGGTTCAGGCAACTTTAGTAAGAGAATGATTATTTCCACTTATGAAGGAACAGGTGTTATGGACAATAATCTTGAATGGATTGTTAAACCTAATTATGACAATGCCTTTTTTTATAATGGATTAATATTCTTGCGAAAAGGAGATCAGTTTGGCTTTATTGACCAAAATGAAAAAATCATTGATGCAGAATATAACAGCATTGCTTGGTTTAATGAATATGTATTGGAGTTAGAGCAGAAATCTGGCAAAACTAAATACATCACAACAAAAGGTGAGGTTTTTCCACAGTCAGATTCAGTACTGGTTTATGATCAGCAATATCACATGTATAAGATCTATCAAAACGGTAAAGGTGAATTATACAACTCAAAAGCAGAGAAAGTATTGAGTTATAAAGGTGATGACATTTTTGCAATTGGCTATATCAGAAATAACTCTTATGCTACCAACATTAGAGGAAAAACATCTAAAAACCCTGTTGTTTTTGCAGTGAACAGAAATGATAAAATAGGCGCATTAGATAGCAACGGAAACACAGTTATCCAGGCAAAATTTGATCATTTACAAGTAAGTGGTGAACATCTTATTGCCATGGAAAACGGAAGATTCGGAGTAATAGACCTCAAAGGAAACTACATCATAGAACCTACCTACACTTATATTGAAGGCAACGGTGAGTACTTTAAATTATATAAGGGAACTAAAAAAGGGTTTGCCAATACCAAGGGTGAAGTGGTACTTCCGGTAGAATTTAATTTTGTATCCTACACCAATTCAGGTTTTCATACCAAAATGACAAACTCAGGAGAAGGGTTTTATGATTATGAAGGAAATGTCATTTTAGAAAACATCTATGATTATTCATCATGGACCAGCAATGGATTAAAGTTTTATAAAAATGACAAGGTCTGCTATGTAAGTGATCAAAAATTAATGACTCCGCTTGATTGTGATCAGATTGATGTCACTAACAATAAAATGAAATTCTATCATCATGGCAATATCTACATCTGCAATTTTGATGAAAACGGTATAATCGACACAACTGTTTATCCGCGTAAGCAAACATTGAGAATAGGAAGAGAAGGCGGTGTAAATAAGATTAGATTAGGAGGTAATGTCAATCATTTGTTTTGGGATCAGGTATCAAGCAAAATTGGTTCTATCAATAAGTACAGTGCCAACTTTTCAATTGAACCGCAGTACAGCAGTGTATTTTCTAATGGTCACACTGAGTATGTGAAAAAGCAGCATTATGAGTCACTTCAATCAGTAAATGGCTTTATGGAGATCAAGGAATCAATGCAAATATTTGCTCCAAATAGTGGAGCTGTATCACATGACATGCTCTCTTACTCATCTGAAAGAAATACCTCAACCTGGAGTGATAGTTATTACAACGCTTCCATAAATATGGACAGAGAGAATGAGTTTTACTATCAAAATGCCTTACATACAGAAACCGCTCCGTTTATTATGAGAAGATATGGAGTTGGGACAGCTGTATTAACTGAAGGAAACTTAAACACATCAGAAGGTCAGCCTTTGATCAGATTCAGAGAATATTTTGAGGATTTAAACTTTGGATGCAATTTTAAAATCACTAATAAATTTCAGTTTGACAGACTGGCCACCAATGAAATCATTTATGTGCAAGACCCAAAATGGAAATCTGTAATTTTTCCGGATGTTGGACACCGTTCACCAATAGTTTATAACAACTGTTCTCATTATGAAGAGGTAGATTATGATGTTTTGGTTGTTGCTGATAGATATAAAGGGTATTTCATTTATGACGGTGAAGGAGAAAACATTTTAAAAACAAAAGCGGGTCAGGTAATTGTAGATAAAAGAGATGGTTTTACTTATTTTTTAGTTCAGGAAATGCGAGATGATTTAGGCGGAAGCACACAACTGAGCTGGACAATTTATAATAAATACGGACGCGTTTTAAAAGAGTCTTATGAAGCGGTAGAAGTTCTTCAGTATGGTGTTTTCAAGGTGAAAAAAGATGGTAAATACTATATTGTCAATGACAAAGAAAATGTAATGTATCAGTATGGTGACACTAACATTGAAGCATCTAACAGATAGCGTTTAATTGGGCAAGAATTATATTTTTGCTCCTTATGAAAAAAGCGTCCATCAATGACTTAGATAAGGTAGTGAATATTCTCACGCAGTCGTTTATGGAAAATCCCAGTGTGCTCAACGCAGTTAAACCGGGAAAAAATATCGAAAAAAGAGTTCGTGAACTGGCTATTTACGCCGTTAAAACCGGATTATTAAGAGAAGGTGTTTACCTTTCAGATGATGATACCACCGCAGCCGTTTGTTACCATTACAACATTCGCAAAGAAGGGCTAAAAGACTACTTCAATCAAATCAGATTGGTTGCAAAGTCAATTGGAATATTAAGAGTACCAGGCATGCTTAAAAAGGAAGGATATCTGAAAAAGATCAGGCCTTCACATGACAATTTTCTGTACTTCTGGTTCCTGGGAACTTCAAAAGAAGGAATAGGAAAAGGTGGAGCTCAAGAAATTGCAAAAGGAATAGAGCAATTATCTATAGAAAAACAATTGCCAATCTATCTGGAAACTTCAGTTCCTAAAAACAAAAGAGTGTATGAAAGATTTGGCTTTGAAACCTACCACGAATGGAAAGGCTTAGATGACAAAGCGCTATACTTTATGCGTAAAAATGTTTCTTAACTCAAAGGAGGTAAGATGTTCATCTTGTCTGCAAAATGATGACAGTAGTCTCTTAAATCTTCAGTGATATTGTGTTCACCGGTTGCTCTTTCAAAAGTGTCCGCCATTGTCAATAAAGTTTGATGAAAAAATTGTTTCATCTCATCAACAGTCATGTCCTTGGTCCATAAATCTATACGCATGGTGTTTTGATCATTCTCATCCCACAAAGCCAATACCATTGCTTTTGCTTTTGCTTCATCTACTCCCCCATCTTCTGCACTCCATTGAATGGTTTCAGGAACATTATTCTCGTTTGTTTCAACTTCTATTTTAATCTGCGACTTCTTACTCATTGTCTGGTTTATATGTTTTTAAAATAACTGTTTCATTGTCTTGCAATAACAAATCAGCAACACTTACTTCTTCGTTTTTCTCCATGTATTGCTTCACCATTTGCCAACCCATAAATTGACCTATTCTTCCGGGCGAACCTTCTATTCCAACTGTAGTTGGAGCCTCTTCAAAAAATCTCAATAATAATTTCATATCCGTACTGTACACCCAATTCATATCCAGAATATACAACCAAATATCATCCTCACTTGCCAAGGACCAATCATACTCCGCTTCTGTATATCTGATTTTTAAATGATCAGGTAAATTAGGCAAC
It contains:
- the gldC gene encoding gliding motility protein GldC; its protein translation is MSKKSQIKIEVETNENNVPETIQWSAEDGGVDEAKAKAMVLALWDENDQNTMRIDLWTKDMTVDEMKQFFHQTLLTMADTFERATGEHNITEDLRDYCHHFADKMNILPPLS
- a CDS encoding WG repeat-containing protein, yielding MKKHLSIILICLTSVSFAQLEWLNKPSFVVDSAGYWAKHDPNGTRTSAWIKADLIENSIIEKYHRFKKGNSWGLADENFKVVVPARNKNIYAVNQNIFMESYGSLSILNNVLDTIKFIDKIKRIEFDRNVRGDWNRYQKGSGNFSKRMIISTYEGTGVMDNNLEWIVKPNYDNAFFYNGLIFLRKGDQFGFIDQNEKIIDAEYNSIAWFNEYVLELEQKSGKTKYITTKGEVFPQSDSVLVYDQQYHMYKIYQNGKGELYNSKAEKVLSYKGDDIFAIGYIRNNSYATNIRGKTSKNPVVFAVNRNDKIGALDSNGNTVIQAKFDHLQVSGEHLIAMENGRFGVIDLKGNYIIEPTYTYIEGNGEYFKLYKGTKKGFANTKGEVVLPVEFNFVSYTNSGFHTKMTNSGEGFYDYEGNVILENIYDYSSWTSNGLKFYKNDKVCYVSDQKLMTPLDCDQIDVTNNKMKFYHHGNIYICNFDENGIIDTTVYPRKQTLRIGREGGVNKIRLGGNVNHLFWDQVSSKIGSINKYSANFSIEPQYSSVFSNGHTEYVKKQHYESLQSVNGFMEIKESMQIFAPNSGAVSHDMLSYSSERNTSTWSDSYYNASINMDRENEFYYQNALHTETAPFIMRRYGVGTAVLTEGNLNTSEGQPLIRFREYFEDLNFGCNFKITNKFQFDRLATNEIIYVQDPKWKSVIFPDVGHRSPIVYNNCSHYEEVDYDVLVVADRYKGYFIYDGEGENILKTKAGQVIVDKRDGFTYFLVQEMRDDLGGSTQLSWTIYNKYGRVLKESYEAVEVLQYGVFKVKKDGKYYIVNDKENVMYQYGDTNIEASNR